The following coding sequences are from one Formosa haliotis window:
- a CDS encoding sugar 3,4-ketoisomerase — MENNSFKIIEIPKIKDTRGNLAVIEKDCLPFTFKRVYYLYDVPSDAYRGGHAHKDQLEFLVALSGSFNVILDDGKTKNRVTLNKPDKGLLIPTGVWRELENFSSGSVCLVLASDEFDEADYIREYDDFLKFKGA, encoded by the coding sequence ATGGAGAATAATAGCTTTAAAATAATAGAAATTCCTAAAATTAAGGATACCCGAGGGAATCTAGCTGTTATTGAAAAAGATTGCCTACCGTTTACATTTAAAAGAGTGTATTATTTATACGATGTGCCTAGCGATGCGTATAGAGGTGGTCATGCACATAAAGATCAATTAGAATTTTTAGTTGCTTTAAGCGGTAGTTTTAATGTGATTTTAGATGATGGAAAAACTAAAAATAGAGTCACTTTAAATAAACCGGACAAGGGACTATTAATACCTACGGGAGTTTGGAGAGAATTAGAAAATTTTTCTTCGGGCTCTGTCTGTTTAGTGTTAGCTTCAGATGAATTTGATGAAGCAGATTATATAAGAGAATACGACGATTTTTTAAAATTTAAAGGCGCTTAA
- a CDS encoding glycosyltransferase family A protein produces MKPYFSIVIPLFNKEKHIKPTIQNVLNQSFNDFEIIVVNDGSTDSSLEVVNSIKDSRLKIFSIKNQGVSFARNFGVSKINSDRIVFLDADDSWETHHLEDLFNLYQNYPDCGLYCTAYQKQLNTTIIPSTYNTIPKQDNWNGIVKDYFEASFINSIAWTSAVSIPKSAFMAVGGFNESITFGAGEDTDLWIKLALNYPVAFTNTVSATHNLFADNRISNSNTNKRQFINLDTYEAEALQNKSLKKYLDINRFAIAIQYKLAKNSAKFLSHKQKIDLRNLNSKQRFLLQCNRFVLVLLLHTKTLLHACNINLSAFKF; encoded by the coding sequence ATGAAACCATATTTTTCTATTGTTATTCCACTTTTCAATAAGGAAAAACACATAAAACCTACTATTCAAAATGTTTTAAACCAGAGTTTTAATGATTTTGAGATTATTGTGGTGAATGATGGTTCTACAGATTCTAGTTTGGAGGTTGTAAATAGCATCAAAGATTCTAGATTAAAAATATTCTCTATAAAAAATCAAGGCGTTTCGTTTGCCAGAAATTTTGGCGTTAGCAAAATTAATTCCGATCGGATTGTGTTTTTAGATGCAGACGATTCCTGGGAAACGCATCATTTAGAAGACCTTTTTAACCTATACCAAAATTATCCAGATTGCGGATTATACTGTACAGCTTATCAAAAACAATTAAATACCACCATTATTCCTTCTACCTACAACACCATTCCTAAACAAGACAATTGGAACGGTATTGTTAAGGATTATTTTGAAGCGAGTTTTATTAATTCTATTGCCTGGACATCGGCAGTGTCTATACCTAAATCAGCATTTATGGCGGTAGGTGGTTTTAATGAAAGCATAACTTTTGGAGCTGGCGAAGACACCGATCTTTGGATAAAACTAGCCTTAAATTATCCCGTAGCGTTTACCAATACCGTATCGGCTACTCATAATTTATTTGCCGATAATCGTATTTCAAATTCAAATACCAATAAGAGACAATTTATAAATTTAGATACTTATGAAGCAGAAGCCCTACAGAACAAATCGCTAAAAAAGTATTTAGATATAAATCGGTTTGCTATTGCCATACAATATAAATTAGCTAAAAACTCGGCTAAATTCTTGAGTCATAAACAAAAAATAGATTTAAGAAATTTAAATTCTAAACAGCGATTTTTATTACAATGTAACCGATTCGTTTTAGTGCTTTTATTACACACTAAGACCCTTTTACATGCCTGTAATATTAATTTAAGCGCCTTTAAATTTTAA
- a CDS encoding glycosyltransferase family 2 protein translates to MLSVLIPIYNYNVVPLVKELHKQLMDSKISFEIICVDDCSAPEYIALNRAIDTLSCTSYLKSPANYGRTKTRQLLSDASQYDWLLFLDADVLPTTNSFIKNYIALFNTEIKAFFGGISYKDPQPKPEFLLHWKYGIKHEATSVNTRKIYPYKNIVSANMCMKKDVFNLINSSITYNAYGLDNYFGSKLKALQTPISHIDNPVFHLGLETNLTFITKKEEAADTLLKLIDSGMPINKNNKILVLFLFLKKTHVNQLISTLYKQTAKQIKKQLTSKNPSIKLLQAYRIMYMCYSDLNRTKN, encoded by the coding sequence ATGCTATCTGTTTTAATTCCTATTTATAATTACAATGTTGTTCCTTTAGTTAAAGAACTTCATAAACAACTTATGGATTCCAAAATATCATTTGAAATTATATGTGTAGATGATTGTTCTGCACCAGAATATATAGCCCTGAACAGAGCAATAGACACATTATCTTGTACCTCCTATTTAAAATCTCCAGCTAATTATGGACGTACAAAAACTAGACAATTACTCTCTGATGCCTCTCAGTACGACTGGCTTTTATTTTTAGATGCAGATGTTTTACCTACAACAAATTCTTTTATAAAAAATTACATCGCTCTGTTTAATACTGAAATTAAAGCCTTTTTTGGTGGTATTTCTTATAAAGATCCACAACCTAAACCCGAGTTTCTTTTACATTGGAAATACGGCATTAAACATGAAGCTACTAGTGTAAACACGAGAAAAATATATCCTTACAAAAACATTGTTTCTGCTAATATGTGCATGAAAAAAGATGTTTTCAACCTCATCAACTCCAGTATAACTTATAATGCCTATGGCTTGGATAATTATTTTGGATCGAAATTAAAAGCATTACAAACCCCTATATCTCATATAGACAATCCTGTTTTTCATTTAGGCTTAGAAACCAATTTAACCTTTATAACTAAGAAAGAAGAAGCCGCAGACACCCTATTAAAATTAATAGATAGCGGTATGCCTATTAATAAAAACAATAAAATATTAGTTTTATTTCTGTTTTTAAAAAAAACACATGTAAATCAACTAATTTCAACACTTTACAAACAAACTGCTAAACAAATAAAAAAACAGCTAACAAGTAAAAATCCATCTATAAAGTTATTACAGGCGTATCGCATAATGTATATGTGCTATTCCGATTTAAACCGAACTAAAAACTAA
- a CDS encoding cell division ATP-binding protein FtsE has protein sequence MSQTVLHLKDVSIFQGDSLVLSNVNVEVFKGDFVYLIGKTGTGKSSFMKTLYGDLPLTEGEGSIVDFNLRSLKEREIPFLRRKLGVVFQDFKLLVDRNINENLRFVLKATGWKDKKAMQTRIDEVLEKVGMKTKGFKFPHELSGGEQQRVAIARALLNDPELILADEPTGNLDPQTSIEVMKVLQDINKNGNTILMATHDYALLLKYPSKTLKCDDNQLYEVVQRKS, from the coding sequence ATGTCCCAAACTGTTCTCCATTTAAAAGATGTTTCCATTTTTCAAGGTGATAGTCTTGTGCTATCTAATGTTAATGTTGAAGTGTTTAAAGGCGATTTCGTGTATTTAATTGGAAAAACAGGAACTGGAAAAAGTAGTTTTATGAAAACCCTTTATGGCGACTTGCCTTTAACAGAAGGAGAAGGAAGTATCGTAGATTTTAACTTACGATCGCTAAAAGAACGAGAAATTCCTTTTTTAAGACGAAAATTAGGAGTCGTTTTTCAAGATTTTAAACTTTTGGTGGATAGAAATATTAACGAGAACCTCCGTTTTGTTTTAAAAGCTACTGGTTGGAAAGACAAAAAAGCTATGCAAACCCGTATAGACGAAGTTCTAGAAAAAGTAGGCATGAAAACCAAAGGCTTTAAATTTCCACACGAACTTTCTGGTGGGGAACAACAACGTGTAGCCATTGCCCGTGCCTTACTTAACGACCCAGAACTTATTCTTGCAGACGAACCTACAGGAAACCTAGATCCGCAAACTAGTATTGAAGTTATGAAAGTGCTTCAAGACATAAACAAAAACGGCAACACCATTTTAATGGCCACTCACGATTATGCTTTACTGCTTAAATACCCAAGTAAAACGTTAAAGTGCGACGACAATCAACTTTACGAAGTGGTACAGCGTAAAAGTTAA